A region of the Polaribacter sp. L3A8 genome:
ACAACCCAACCAAGTGAAACCATTAGACACTATAGAGTTTTGTAATCTATTAAAAATAGACAAAGAAGACTTTTTAAAAAGATTTCACAAAGCAAATAACTATGCACCGTATTTACCTTCTGTTTTTTTAAAACAATTAGCTAAAGAAGATTTTGCTTTTCTTCAAGAAAAATTACACAAATACACCGGTTTTTTTATTCAAAAAAGAATTATAAGAAAGTATCCAATAAACGCAGCTGCAAATGTGCTTGGTTATATTGGTGAAGTAAATGAAACTTTAGCAAAAGAAAACCCTTACTATCAACCTGGAGAATTAATCGGTAAAGACGGAATTGAAAGACAATACGAAGATTACTTAAGAGGTAATAAAGGAAAAAAACTATTACAAAGAAACAATTTAAATAGAGTTACCGGTTCTTATTTAAACGGTAAATACGATACATTACCACAAAACGGAAAAGATCTTACATTAACTATAGACATAGAACTACAACGCTATGCACAAAAATTAATGAAAGGTAAAAGAGGCGGAATAGTAGCTATAGAACCAGCTACCGGAGAAATTTTAGCTTTGGTAACAGCACCTTCTTACAACCCAAATATGTTAGTTGGTAGAAAACGGTCTTTAAACTCTACACTCCTTTTTAACGACACAATAAGTAAACCGTCATATGACAGAGGATTGTTAGCTACTTATGCCCCAGGCTCTCCTTTTAAAATGATGAATGCCTTAATTGGTCTTCAAGAAGGTGTTATTACAGAAGAGACAGGTTTTAAATGTTATCATGGTTTTAAGTACGGAAACAGAGCAGGTGCTTTTATGGGATGTCATTGCGGAATTACAGGAAGACCGGTTAAACTAAAATCTGCTATTGCTAAATCTTGTAACACTTACTTTTCTAACACTTATAAAAGGATCGTAGAAAAAGACAATAAACCTTCAGAAGGATTAGATACTTGGAAAAAACACATTAGTAGTTTCGG
Encoded here:
- the mrdA gene encoding penicillin-binding protein 2; protein product: MQRSFLLYFLITLIGIIFIGRLFQLQVIRGDNYDPIHNSAVKIEYDYPERGYVYDRKGKLLVANQLSYDVMVQPNQVKPLDTIEFCNLLKIDKEDFLKRFHKANNYAPYLPSVFLKQLAKEDFAFLQEKLHKYTGFFIQKRIIRKYPINAAANVLGYIGEVNETLAKENPYYQPGELIGKDGIERQYEDYLRGNKGKKLLQRNNLNRVTGSYLNGKYDTLPQNGKDLTLTIDIELQRYAQKLMKGKRGGIVAIEPATGEILALVTAPSYNPNMLVGRKRSLNSTLLFNDTISKPSYDRGLLATYAPGSPFKMMNALIGLQEGVITEETGFKCYHGFKYGNRAGAFMGCHCGITGRPVKLKSAIAKSCNTYFSNTYKRIVEKDNKPSEGLDTWKKHISSFGLGDYLGYDLPAGSPGLIPSGKYYDDIYKYHWNGSTTISNAIGQGEVLTTPIQLANFTAAIANKGFFYTPHVLKEVNKKAIKDSTYTIAKHTTIDKKYFIPVIEAMHEVFKTGTGKYNQVKGIEICGKTGTAENFIRIDGQKIQLPDHSILVAFAPKENPKIALAIFVENGGYGSTIAAPITSLLIEKYLTGKISKADKYREQRMLDLSLEDIYAKINQKPKAIASGTK